The following are encoded in a window of Ruminiclostridium herbifermentans genomic DNA:
- a CDS encoding M16 family metallopeptidase yields MQKINSDAQGNVLLSPDTIKVKKLWISVVFGLVLIGYYLLGNIHTSMDTYIPKLNKYNFENGLSVVEVDGGKSNIITFVGAIKCGSLYQNNDNRGLFHYLEHMLILEPGIQKQLQENGAVANAYTSQDYMIFKISVQKRFWKQGLGILKKMMINPKLDNDVFEKERKVILYEAQHRTAEITDTIFSDILSKSWGEDSYKLDIIGDSDIINNVEIKDLYTICEHYFVPSRALVVASGDIAGFDIRREIENEFGEWAGENKIIEPEGVTKKLTDEGQVLLPVDSEGIYTTLLMVWNGPGLSDDEKDACIADVFCAAASDSNSAFYNEIMKNGYVKRFYVYYKSEKHDGPIVIYATVKKEDILKAKEHIKSVVQNKTNYYFITKELLQRTKNKIVYDWINAFECPSEVAKLIAIVWASKDLEHVEKYLKIVKKVSRNDIENFGEKYLISSGYIWGSYANPQYLHTLKEEK; encoded by the coding sequence GTGCAGAAAATAAACTCCGACGCACAGGGGAATGTTTTATTATCGCCTGACACAATTAAAGTAAAAAAATTATGGATTTCTGTAGTATTTGGGTTGGTTCTTATTGGGTATTATCTACTGGGGAATATCCATACCTCAATGGATACCTATATTCCCAAACTTAACAAATACAATTTTGAAAATGGTCTAAGTGTAGTAGAGGTAGATGGAGGAAAGTCTAACATAATTACTTTTGTTGGTGCAATTAAATGTGGTTCATTGTACCAGAATAATGATAATAGGGGATTGTTTCATTACTTAGAGCATATGCTAATTTTAGAACCAGGGATACAGAAGCAGCTGCAGGAAAATGGGGCTGTGGCAAATGCTTATACTTCACAAGACTATATGATATTTAAAATAAGCGTTCAAAAAAGGTTTTGGAAGCAAGGTTTGGGCATTCTAAAAAAAATGATGATAAATCCAAAATTGGATAATGATGTATTTGAGAAGGAACGCAAAGTTATATTATATGAAGCACAACATCGTACAGCAGAAATAACAGATACCATTTTCAGTGATATTTTAAGCAAAAGTTGGGGGGAAGATTCGTATAAATTGGATATAATTGGAGATAGTGATATAATAAATAATGTAGAAATTAAGGATTTATATACTATCTGTGAGCATTACTTTGTACCATCACGTGCACTTGTTGTGGCTTCTGGCGATATTGCCGGATTTGACATTAGGAGAGAAATAGAGAATGAATTCGGGGAATGGGCTGGTGAAAACAAGATTATTGAGCCAGAAGGTGTGACAAAAAAATTGACTGATGAAGGACAAGTATTGTTGCCTGTAGATTCTGAAGGCATATATACTACACTGCTTATGGTATGGAATGGACCTGGACTTTCAGATGATGAAAAAGATGCATGTATAGCAGACGTTTTTTGTGCTGCTGCATCCGATTCGAATTCAGCCTTTTATAATGAAATTATGAAGAATGGATATGTTAAAAGGTTTTATGTATATTATAAATCTGAAAAGCATGATGGACCTATTGTAATATATGCTACTGTAAAAAAAGAGGATATTTTAAAAGCGAAGGAACATATAAAAAGTGTTGTTCAAAATAAGACAAACTACTACTTCATAACTAAAGAGCTCCTCCAGCGTACAAAGAATAAAATAGTATATGATTGGATAAACGCATTTGAGTGCCCATCTGAAGTAGCGAAATTAATTGCAATAGTATGGGCGTCAAAAGATTTGGAGCATGTAGAGAAATACTTGAAAATTGTTAAAAAAGTCAGCAGAAACGATATTGAGAATTTTGGGGAGAAATACCTTATATCTAGTGGATATATTTGGGGTTCATATGCAAATCCCCAGTATTTGCATACACTAAAGGAGGAGAAATAA
- the hxsB gene encoding His-Xaa-Ser system radical SAM maturase HxsB has protein sequence MDYIEKELEHKKYLINFYRSRDIGNKKLLTTDHGTWMIFSDEEYRHFTEENMDETLYNEAEQRGLLITSSNYGSIINQYHRRYESIEKGAALHIIVPTIRCNLRCSYCHSEAASITDGNYYDMKEDTLKRTLEFIFQSPNHTITIEFQGGEPLLNKPLIKKTCEYAAVLNQKYRKKYKIALISNFIAMDEDFLQFIYENKDVIHLCTSLDGPEYVHDQNRKYVHRDVGTYKQVTYWIKRCFEKGIKVGMLMVTTRQSLPYWKEIIDEYVRWGQTEIQIKPLDYLGYAVEVWDTIGYTMEEFIDFWKKCVDYTFELLGKGVYIAERYVVLAFKKILTNKNVDFLDLTNPCGAIRGQVVYNYNGDIYCCDEARVMDDFIIGNVFEDNYNGLIQKRKSKEIIMASIAEGYYCDSCVYKPFCGVCPVLGYAQQRSYNIKLNKTNRCKKNRTVFDYVFNKIIYEQASVKQFIMGYMLQSRLDRQS, from the coding sequence TTGGATTATATAGAAAAAGAACTTGAACATAAGAAATATTTGATAAATTTTTATAGAAGTAGGGACATAGGAAATAAAAAGTTGCTTACTACAGATCATGGTACGTGGATGATTTTTAGTGACGAGGAGTACAGACATTTTACAGAGGAAAATATGGACGAAACTCTATATAATGAAGCGGAACAGAGAGGGCTTCTGATTACTTCATCAAATTATGGTAGCATTATTAACCAATACCATAGAAGATATGAGAGTATAGAAAAGGGAGCAGCTTTACACATTATTGTACCTACAATACGTTGTAATCTTAGGTGTTCATACTGCCATTCAGAGGCTGCTTCTATAACTGATGGCAACTATTATGATATGAAAGAAGATACACTGAAGAGAACTCTTGAATTTATTTTTCAGTCTCCAAATCATACTATAACTATTGAATTTCAGGGCGGAGAACCTCTCTTGAATAAACCATTGATTAAGAAAACTTGCGAATATGCTGCCGTATTGAACCAGAAATATAGAAAAAAATATAAGATTGCCCTTATTTCCAACTTTATAGCAATGGACGAAGACTTTCTTCAATTTATTTATGAGAACAAGGACGTCATTCATTTGTGTACATCTTTGGACGGACCAGAATATGTTCATGACCAAAACAGAAAGTATGTGCACCGTGATGTAGGAACATACAAGCAGGTTACATATTGGATTAAGAGGTGTTTTGAGAAAGGTATAAAGGTTGGGATGTTGATGGTGACAACGAGACAATCCTTACCATATTGGAAGGAAATTATTGATGAATATGTGAGATGGGGGCAAACAGAGATACAAATAAAACCATTGGATTATCTAGGCTATGCCGTAGAAGTGTGGGATACTATTGGATACACCATGGAAGAGTTTATTGATTTTTGGAAGAAATGTGTTGATTACACATTCGAATTGCTGGGCAAGGGGGTTTATATTGCTGAGAGATATGTGGTTTTAGCTTTTAAAAAAATTCTTACGAATAAAAATGTTGATTTTCTAGATTTAACAAATCCATGTGGAGCTATTAGGGGACAGGTTGTTTACAACTATAATGGTGACATATATTGCTGCGATGAAGCTAGGGTTATGGACGATTTCATAATTGGTAATGTATTTGAGGATAACTACAATGGCTTGATACAAAAAAGAAAATCTAAGGAGATAATAATGGCTTCGATTGCAGAAGGATATTATTGTGACTCCTGTGTATACAAGCCGTTTTGTGGCGTTTGCCCTGTTTTAGGGTATGCACAACAGAGAAGTTATAACATTAAGCTTAATAAAACTAACAGGTGTAAAAAGAATAGAACTGTGTTTGATTATGTTTTTAATAAGATAATATATGAACAGGCAAGTGTAAAACAATTCATTATGGGATATATGTTGCAAAGCAGGTTAGATAGACAAAGTTAA
- a CDS encoding radical SAM protein codes for MFVFDLKVGYSCNNQCAHCIIELNKNQLKQIKKPLDRTTSECMQEIDESYKMFENSAEKYHEIVITGGEATIRPDFINLCDYIMNKGINRIQLQTNGRKLSDMNFAKKLVSCYPIFFTIALHGPNSDIHDKVTRKAGSFDETVKGIENIVSLGGNIIGKIVLSKINFSYLKETVMLFESLGVKRINIAFPHSGIRDERFFNYVPTYKSIRDSVVETLNYAKEHFMDVDTETVPFCFLEGYEEFVAELRAKNYKMIGDPVNQPKFDWKKLRIEIKSKADICKECLMNMLCEGVWEEYISNYGQEEFVPLTDLKKFMSALTKIQTLQEARQCRK; via the coding sequence ATGTTTGTTTTTGATTTAAAGGTCGGTTATAGTTGCAATAACCAGTGTGCTCACTGTATTATCGAGTTGAACAAAAATCAGCTAAAGCAAATAAAAAAACCGCTAGATAGGACAACTTCCGAATGCATGCAGGAAATAGATGAATCATACAAAATGTTTGAAAACTCTGCTGAGAAATACCATGAGATAGTTATAACTGGGGGAGAGGCTACTATTCGCCCAGACTTTATAAATTTGTGTGATTACATAATGAACAAGGGAATAAATAGAATTCAACTGCAAACGAATGGAAGAAAGCTTTCTGATATGAATTTTGCTAAAAAATTGGTTTCATGTTATCCCATTTTTTTCACAATTGCTCTTCATGGTCCCAATTCCGATATACATGATAAAGTGACGAGAAAAGCTGGTAGTTTTGATGAGACTGTAAAAGGCATTGAGAACATAGTCAGTTTAGGTGGAAACATTATTGGGAAAATTGTATTGTCTAAAATTAATTTTTCTTATCTGAAAGAAACAGTAATGCTGTTTGAAAGTTTAGGAGTTAAAAGGATTAATATTGCTTTTCCACATTCGGGTATAAGAGATGAGAGATTTTTTAATTATGTTCCCACGTACAAGAGTATAAGGGATAGCGTGGTGGAAACTCTTAATTATGCAAAGGAACATTTCATGGACGTTGATACTGAAACTGTGCCATTTTGCTTTTTGGAGGGATATGAGGAATTTGTTGCAGAACTAAGAGCTAAAAATTATAAGATGATAGGGGATCCTGTAAACCAACCAAAATTTGACTGGAAGAAACTGCGAATCGAAATTAAATCAAAAGCAGATATATGTAAGGAATGTTTAATGAATATGTTGTGTGAAGGGGTATGGGAGGAATATATCTCCAACTATGGACAGGAAGAATTTGTTCCTTTAACTGATCTAAAAAAGTTCATGAGTGCCTTAACTAAAATACAAACCCTTCAGGAGGCAAGACAGTGCAGAAAATAA
- a CDS encoding site-2 protease family protein produces the protein MYVSKDLSLKLKRIDNFEIRIFDNKKKENVEYILKNSKYDIYMVINEYDYFIWNCLDGTMTIQDIHYTFYERFNRVSVSYVENIINNFCEKGLIENYECDPKKFLPKKKVLEIRFPIKHIANFFEIVYYKVAHLFFNKIWMLIAILISVTGLLLYFYIKDKPPLVDKKLTSIVILYFAVMIPVFFHELSHALFCYHYNRKVKEAGIMIYMFMPVLYVNTSDIWMADRKHRIIVSLVGPLCDFLTGSVCSILFFFFYAQSYSIVFYQAAVTSYMRMVFNLNPLMKWDGYYCLMDLMGIYNLKERSSKFIFHDIVPKLKRGIKFTREEYYMLIYGTLSLVYVMYFLGQLIILDLQFFIKFDISHLNQRAILNLLFLLPIIFMPIKRMAKIIRNRSNVDSKLNIKKT, from the coding sequence ATGTATGTATCTAAGGATTTGAGTTTAAAGTTAAAAAGAATTGATAATTTTGAGATACGGATATTTGATAACAAAAAAAAGGAAAATGTTGAATACATATTAAAAAATTCAAAATATGATATTTATATGGTAATAAACGAATATGACTATTTTATTTGGAATTGCCTTGATGGGACTATGACAATTCAAGATATTCATTATACATTTTATGAAAGGTTTAATCGTGTAAGCGTAAGTTATGTAGAAAATATTATTAATAACTTTTGTGAAAAAGGGCTTATAGAAAATTACGAATGTGATCCAAAAAAGTTCTTGCCAAAGAAAAAGGTACTGGAAATTAGATTTCCTATAAAGCATATAGCAAACTTTTTTGAAATTGTTTACTACAAAGTTGCACACCTTTTTTTTAATAAGATTTGGATGCTTATTGCTATACTTATATCTGTTACAGGATTATTGCTTTACTTTTATATTAAGGACAAACCGCCACTTGTAGATAAAAAATTGACAAGCATAGTCATACTTTACTTTGCTGTAATGATACCGGTATTTTTCCATGAACTGTCGCATGCCTTGTTTTGCTATCATTATAACCGTAAAGTGAAAGAAGCTGGAATTATGATATACATGTTCATGCCAGTGCTTTATGTGAATACTAGTGATATATGGATGGCTGATAGGAAACATAGAATCATTGTCAGTTTGGTAGGACCATTATGTGATTTTTTAACTGGTTCAGTATGTTCGATATTATTTTTTTTCTTTTACGCGCAGTCTTATAGTATAGTTTTTTATCAGGCGGCTGTGACCTCTTATATGAGGATGGTGTTTAATTTAAACCCATTGATGAAATGGGATGGGTATTATTGCCTAATGGACTTAATGGGAATATATAACCTCAAGGAACGGTCCAGCAAGTTTATATTCCATGATATAGTTCCTAAACTTAAAAGGGGGATAAAGTTTACACGTGAAGAATATTATATGCTCATATATGGGACTTTATCTTTGGTATATGTAATGTACTTTTTAGGACAACTCATTATATTGGATTTACAGTTTTTTATCAAGTTTGATATTTCGCATCTTAACCAGAGGGCGATATTGAATTTGCTTTTCCTATTACCAATAATCTTTATGCCTATCAAAAGAATGGCTAAAATTATTAGAAATAGATCAAATGTTGATTCAAAGTTAAATATCAAAAAAACATAG
- a CDS encoding M16 family metallopeptidase, whose amino-acid sequence MKLKKAGLKVFLRRNDNMGMKVYKNILSNKVRTILTVRPQTDIVAIKIFIKVGSINDGNIYGITHFLEHILFGSSEVYKDVFYEMERYGGVINANTTREYLTLYTVIGQKNVYKVLPLILKLIFDFKPTEDDIEKEKKIILQEIMIYQNSSDAMWDLFALNYWQHNPLRNPIRGYKDCIKNIDQEQIISHYRDYFYPQNIVFSFAGDLDFDELNYFLEVNMAKYELRKGNIQCNAMKEIIKPGRVYVKRDLMLTHVFTAFPIPGFLFPKRHYFKALAKLLGEGSFSRLYKNLRGKNGLVYSVEANVLTFKEEGVFLIYTKCKSEDSKKVIEIIDKEIEIIKEEVVTDMELDFLKSSYSGGIARNFETALSVCSIYGIEEILTGEIVIFEEADKRFSSITVEDLRSTAKNYFSNPRRIVIGNVLEGEEVNGG is encoded by the coding sequence GTGAAGTTGAAAAAAGCAGGTTTGAAGGTGTTTTTGAGGAGAAATGACAATATGGGGATGAAGGTATATAAAAATATATTATCTAATAAAGTTAGGACAATATTGACTGTTAGGCCGCAAACAGATATTGTAGCTATTAAAATTTTTATTAAGGTTGGCAGCATTAATGATGGCAATATTTATGGCATAACCCATTTTTTGGAGCATATATTGTTTGGCAGCTCAGAGGTATATAAAGATGTTTTCTATGAGATGGAGCGTTACGGTGGAGTAATTAACGCAAATACTACACGGGAGTATTTAACATTGTATACAGTTATAGGACAAAAAAATGTATACAAAGTCTTACCACTTATTTTAAAACTTATTTTTGATTTTAAACCTACTGAAGATGATATTGAAAAAGAAAAAAAAATAATCCTTCAGGAAATTATGATTTACCAGAATTCAAGTGATGCAATGTGGGATTTGTTTGCATTGAATTACTGGCAGCATAACCCTTTACGAAACCCTATAAGAGGATACAAAGATTGTATAAAAAATATTGACCAAGAGCAAATAATTTCTCATTATCGTGATTATTTTTATCCGCAGAATATAGTTTTTTCATTTGCAGGGGATTTGGATTTTGATGAACTTAACTACTTCTTGGAAGTTAACATGGCAAAATATGAATTAAGAAAAGGAAATATACAGTGTAATGCGATGAAAGAAATAATTAAACCTGGGAGAGTGTATGTAAAAAGGGATCTTATGCTAACTCATGTATTCACTGCATTTCCTATACCAGGTTTTTTATTTCCGAAACGTCATTATTTTAAGGCTCTCGCCAAGCTACTTGGGGAAGGTAGCTTTTCAAGGTTATATAAAAACTTAAGGGGAAAAAATGGATTGGTTTACTCTGTTGAGGCAAATGTACTTACTTTCAAAGAAGAGGGAGTGTTCTTGATTTATACAAAGTGTAAGTCAGAAGATTCAAAAAAGGTAATAGAAATAATAGATAAAGAAATAGAAATTATAAAGGAAGAAGTTGTAACAGATATGGAACTTGACTTTCTAAAAAGCAGTTATTCTGGAGGAATAGCAAGGAATTTTGAAACAGCTTTATCAGTTTGCAGTATTTACGGAATTGAAGAGATACTTACGGGGGAGATAGTAATTTTTGAAGAGGCTGATAAAAGGTTTAGCAGCATTACGGTTGAAGACCTTCGTTCTACTGCTAAAAATTATTTTTCAAATCCAAGAAGAATAGTAATTGGGAATGTTTTAGAGGGGGAAGAAGTGAATGGGGGTTAG
- a CDS encoding M16 family metallopeptidase: MNRIISVLASLVCICIWFTGCNTSQSSVYEEFSYKNIDIIQIKNDLSRNIVMSFYYKCGYDQEIYPEEANWYITNIMLGSDTKKYSAKEIKTIMQENGISITSGYNQNYGSITSKFLLKDYDLASDLLKELVFECSITDNAFKECQNNYLTQASKTLTSEKVLERIKNIYFGNEEQKSSNIDIKESSSQLELSLDSLKKYYEQNIKRGKLSLVVAGNIPKSRILKTLKGISLSQNKENEYISEPPISQESKKVYFIAEGEKSIITLSKYEAVNSRDIIDLYFIRGLLEKRLNDNIRRKMGEAYIVNVSVEIGKPSTLIIRIVSNEPEVVGRTLKDELDRFEAKDISQQELKIAYEKFITEFYLSLEKKERLATFLGSTHILGLNFKELFSNPDEKVSIDPNNLNDIICELKSNMCYFGVGNYSEVEKSRFEGVFEEK; encoded by the coding sequence ATGAATCGTATAATTTCAGTGCTAGCATCCCTTGTGTGTATATGTATATGGTTTACTGGCTGTAATACTTCTCAGAGTAGTGTGTATGAAGAATTTAGTTACAAAAACATAGATATAATACAAATTAAAAATGATTTGAGCAGAAATATAGTAATGAGTTTTTACTATAAATGTGGGTATGATCAGGAAATTTATCCAGAAGAAGCCAACTGGTATATAACTAATATAATGTTAGGTTCAGATACAAAAAAGTACTCCGCAAAGGAGATTAAGACCATTATGCAGGAAAATGGGATTAGTATCACAAGCGGGTACAACCAGAACTATGGTTCTATAACAAGTAAGTTCCTATTGAAGGACTACGATTTGGCAAGTGATTTGCTTAAGGAATTGGTATTCGAATGCAGTATTACAGATAACGCGTTTAAAGAATGTCAGAATAATTACTTAACACAAGCTTCAAAGACTTTAACGAGCGAAAAAGTTTTGGAAAGGATAAAAAATATTTATTTCGGAAATGAAGAACAAAAAAGTTCGAATATTGATATAAAAGAGAGTAGCAGTCAATTGGAATTAAGCTTGGATTCATTAAAAAAGTATTATGAACAAAATATAAAGAGGGGTAAGCTTAGTCTGGTCGTTGCAGGAAATATTCCTAAGAGCCGAATTTTAAAAACTCTAAAAGGTATTTCTCTTTCACAGAACAAAGAAAATGAATACATTAGCGAGCCACCTATTTCTCAAGAAAGTAAAAAAGTATATTTTATTGCTGAAGGTGAAAAATCAATAATTACATTAAGCAAATATGAAGCGGTTAACAGCCGTGACATAATCGATTTGTACTTTATCAGGGGTTTATTGGAAAAAAGGTTGAATGATAATATCAGACGGAAGATGGGGGAAGCATATATTGTTAATGTCTCTGTAGAAATAGGAAAGCCAAGTACTCTGATTATTAGGATTGTCAGTAATGAACCTGAGGTAGTAGGCAGAACTTTGAAAGATGAACTTGACCGATTTGAGGCAAAAGATATTAGTCAACAGGAACTAAAAATTGCATATGAAAAGTTTATCACAGAATTTTACCTTTCTCTTGAGAAAAAAGAAAGACTAGCTACTTTCCTAGGCTCAACACATATACTAGGCTTGAATTTTAAAGAACTGTTTTCAAATCCCGATGAAAAGGTCAGTATTGATCCTAATAATTTGAATGATATAATTTGTGAATTGAAATCAAATATGTGTTATTTTGGAGTTGGGAATTATAGTGAAGTTGAAAAAAGCAGGTTTGAAGGTGTTTTTGAGGAGAAATGA
- a CDS encoding radical SAM protein: MGVSYVTYKVTLKCNYNCDFCYQSRDFDDDLAIDEVKKAISKIRREGCDMLLLSGGEPLMRPDIEEIISYATKEGLNTKMATNGVLLSKSKLASLADAGLDDIYISVGDMTDTNRLEILRRTKEMFKDCGIIKPILGVNVITSKSFVINIDKYMEWLEKLGIKVVFLLLPKPGLDNSWFERERLTLPLYLKLCKDIFTWKEKFIIHTDCSFLLFRRAISSGSKSDSEDEYKCPGGKNGFLLDNEGYVYPCSRFDEGQFCAGSILHKDIESFMQSDGFERFYNVLKKESSLFPPCLQKVRKH; this comes from the coding sequence ATGGGGGTTAGTTATGTTACTTATAAAGTGACTTTGAAGTGTAACTATAATTGCGATTTTTGCTACCAGAGCAGAGACTTTGATGATGATCTGGCGATTGATGAAGTAAAAAAGGCTATTTCAAAGATAAGACGGGAAGGCTGTGATATGCTTCTGCTTTCTGGTGGAGAGCCACTAATGCGTCCGGATATAGAAGAAATTATCAGCTACGCTACAAAAGAGGGACTAAATACAAAAATGGCAACTAATGGGGTATTATTAAGTAAATCCAAACTTGCTAGTCTAGCAGATGCTGGTCTTGATGATATATATATCAGTGTTGGTGATATGACTGACACTAATAGGCTTGAAATTTTGAGAAGAACAAAAGAAATGTTCAAAGATTGTGGAATTATTAAGCCCATTTTAGGTGTAAATGTCATTACCAGTAAGAGTTTTGTGATAAATATTGATAAGTATATGGAATGGCTAGAAAAGCTTGGAATAAAAGTTGTCTTTCTGTTGCTTCCTAAGCCAGGTTTGGATAACTCTTGGTTTGAAAGAGAGAGATTAACGTTGCCTCTCTATCTCAAACTGTGTAAGGACATATTCACATGGAAAGAAAAATTCATAATTCACACAGATTGCTCTTTTTTGCTCTTTAGAAGAGCCATTTCTTCAGGAAGTAAATCAGATTCTGAAGATGAGTATAAGTGCCCTGGTGGTAAGAATGGTTTTTTGTTAGACAATGAGGGCTATGTGTATCCGTGTTCACGATTTGATGAAGGGCAATTTTGTGCTGGAAGCATACTTCATAAAGACATCGAATCTTTTATGCAATCGGATGGGTTTGAAAGATTTTACAATGTGTTAAAAAAAGAAAGTTCTTTATTTCCACCTTGCTTACAAAAAGTAAGAAAGCATTAA
- a CDS encoding DUF5838 family protein: MLKEYEILEPYLEEMFYGDLITNPVLVLFLDLIKKIDNFKLEFTNKVSNGITHPARLNLVFSQELISKYKECMKFLYNVNLLRGIKLDLEKALSLIEGADFNKLKLINLGLDLHQNQSKSRVKVWFEFFNSPNLIFDALTAQGYNTEILNLITNEDILLGIDFFFDGRYNLKIHFRYQDYQTNKIVQAKLANYFCQRVLNVMSKSRGFYISFRQEDFKKFLYFPFDHGVHSFVNDLELSNLNPDTMRFHEYNPHGIGLYYDDILSKSVSEYNLYYYINNMEK; this comes from the coding sequence ATGCTGAAGGAATACGAAATACTTGAGCCATATCTTGAGGAAATGTTTTATGGTGACTTAATAACGAATCCTGTTTTAGTTTTATTTTTGGATTTAATAAAAAAAATAGATAATTTTAAACTTGAGTTTACAAATAAGGTTAGCAACGGAATAACCCACCCAGCGAGACTTAACCTAGTCTTTTCACAGGAGTTAATTAGTAAATATAAGGAATGCATGAAGTTTCTCTATAATGTTAATCTTCTAAGAGGTATAAAACTTGATTTGGAAAAGGCATTAAGTCTAATTGAAGGTGCCGACTTTAATAAATTGAAACTAATAAATTTAGGATTAGATTTACATCAGAATCAATCGAAATCAAGAGTCAAGGTATGGTTTGAATTTTTTAACTCACCAAACCTTATTTTCGATGCACTAACAGCCCAAGGCTATAATACTGAAATCTTAAATCTTATTACAAATGAAGATATCCTTTTGGGTATTGACTTCTTTTTTGATGGAAGGTACAATCTGAAAATTCATTTTAGGTATCAAGATTACCAGACAAATAAAATTGTTCAAGCAAAACTGGCAAATTATTTCTGTCAACGTGTTCTTAATGTAATGTCAAAAAGCAGAGGCTTTTATATATCTTTTAGACAGGAAGATTTTAAAAAGTTTCTATATTTCCCATTTGATCATGGGGTACACAGTTTCGTAAACGATCTGGAATTAAGCAATTTGAATCCTGACACAATGAGGTTTCATGAATATAACCCTCATGGTATAGGCTTATACTATGATGATATTCTATCAAAAAGTGTTTCTGAATATAACCTTTATTACTATATTAATAACATGGAGAAATGA